The segment TTACAGGCACTGCTGGCTGGCCACCGCAACGCGCCGGAGGTGGTCGTGATCTCTGGCACTGATCACTTCTTTGGCGGCTGCGAGGATCAATTGTTACAGATTTTGCGGGATTACCCCTTGCCAGGGGCAAGCCATTAGCCCTATCCAACGAACCAGGCTGCTGGCCGGTTCACTCCCAGCGTCGAAAAGCCCCAGACCTTGTAAAATAAATTGTGATTTTGGGCAAGCTTTAGCAAAACCCCTATCTTTGCCATCTGGCTTGACAAAAGCCATACCAGACCTTACTATAACTGACATTTATGACCAAGGGGGATATCCACCCATGGCTACGAAAAGGTCGCATCTGCTGCACTTTTATGGCCGGGAATGTGTCCATTGCCGGCAGATGGAACCTTTGCTGGCTCGTCTGCAGGATGAGCTGGGGGTCAATATCGAAGACCTGGAGATCTGGCATAATCAGGCCAATGCCACCCTCTACCGGCAGTATGATCAGGGACGCTGTGGCGGCGTCCCTTTTTTCTATAATACCCGCACCAATGAGTGGCTCTGTGGCAATGTATCCTATGAGGCGTTGAAAAAATGGGCCCAGGGTTAGGATTACCCGATAGGAGTTAAAATGCTCTTTGAGGACTATGATCCCCTAGCTGGTCGGCGGTTATCCATCCTCTCCCCGGAAGGCGAGATTGATGAGGAGTTGCGCCCCCCGGAACTGGATGATGTGGCTTTGCTTGAACTTTACGATCGCCTGGTGGCTTTGCGCCAGGCTGATCAACAGGCCCTTATCTTACAGCGGGCCGGTCGCATGGGCACCTACCCCCCCACCTTGGGGCAGGAAGCAGCAAATATCGGCAGCGCTGCGGTCCTGGAACCCCAGGATTGGCTGGTGCCCTCTTTCCGGGAAACCGGGGCCATGCTGCTCAAGGGCGTGCCGCTGAAGCTGATCTATCTCTATTGGATGGGCTGTGAATGGGGCAGTCACTTCCCCCTGGAGGTGCGGGTGCTGCCGGTCTGTGCGCCGGTCAGTTCTCAGACTCTGCATGGCATCGGGCTCAGCTGGGCCGCCAAGCTTAAAGCCGAGAATTCCGTGACCCTGATCTATCTGGGGGATGGCGGCACTTCCAAAGGCGATTTCCACGAAGCCATGAATTTTGCCGGGACCTTTAAAACCCCGGCGATTTTTTTCATTCAGAATAATCAGTATGCCATTTCTGTGCCTCGGACCCGGCAAACCGCGGCCCCGACTCTGGCCCAGAAGGCCATCGCCTATGGCTTTCCCGGCATGCAGATCGATGGCAATGACCTGCTGGCGGTCTATCTGGCCACTGGTGCCGCCGTCACTCGGGCCCGTTCCGGCCAGGGTCCCAGTCTGATCGAAGCGGTAACCTATCGCCTGGGGCCGCACACCACCGCCGATGATCCCACCCGGTACCGCTCGGCGGAGGAACTCGAAGAGCAAAAGCGATTTGATCCCCTGCGGAGAGTCAGGATTTATCTGGAAAACCGGGGGTTGGTGACCGCCGAGACCGAGGCGGCGCGACAGGCTCAACATCAGCAATGGGCCCAAGAGCAGGCCCGGGAAGCCGAGGCGGCAATCTCATATAATCCGGATGAGATTTTTGATTACCATTTTGCCCATCTGCCTCCTTACCTGGTCGAGCAGAAAGCCTACTGCCAGCGGATCGTGGCTGCCAAGAGAGAGTCAGGCCATGCCTAAGCTTAATATGGTGGAGGCGCTGAACCTAGCCTTAGCGGAGGAAATGGCCCGGGATAACCAGATTATTTTGCTGGGAGAGGACGTCGGGCAACTGGGCGGCGTTTTTCGGGTTACCGACGGCCTGCAGGCCCGTTTTGGGCCCGACCGGGTAATCGATACGCCCCTGGCAGAATCGGGGATTGTCGGCACCTCTTTGGGGTTGGCGGTGGGAGGCTTTAAGCCGGTGGCCGAGCTTCAATTCATGGGCTTCCTGTACCCCGCCCTGGACCAGATCATTTCCCATATCTCCCGCTACCGCAACCGCACCCGAGGACGTTACTCCTTACCTCTGGTGATCCGCATGCCCTATGGCGGCGGCATCCACGCTCCGGAACACCACTCGGAAAGTACCGAGGCAATTTTAGCCCATATCCCGGGGATCAAGGTGGTAATCCCGGCCAGTCCTTATGATGCCAAGGGCCTGTTGATTTCGGCCTTGCGGGATCCCGATCCGGTGATCTTTCTGGAACCGAAGCGCATCTATCGGGCCATCCGGGAAGAAGTGCCGGAGGGAGAATTCACCGTGCCCCTGGGGCAGGCCAAAATTGTCCGGGCCGGGGACCAGGTTACCGCCATCGCCTGGGGCGCGATGGTTCGGGAGACCCTGCGGGCCGCGGAAGAGGTAGGGGAAGAAGGGATCAGCGTGGAAGTTATTGACCTCATGACCATTTCCCCCTTGGACGATGCCACCCTGGTGGAATCCATCCAAAAAACCGGCCGCGGGGTGGTGGTCCATGAAGCCTGCCGTACCGGCGGCCTGGGGGCCGAGATCATAGCTCGCCTCATGGAGAAGGCCTTCCTGTCAATGGCGGCCCCGATTGAGCGGGTTACTGGCTTTGACACGGTATTTCCGCTCTTAAAATTGGAAGAACATTACCTCCCGGATGCCTTTCGGATCAGCCGGGCCATTCGCAAGGTGTTTAATTTTTAAGAGTTGATGGTTTTATTTTCGAAACTCGAACCCCTCAGCAGGAGGAGCTATGAGTTTGTCAGGTAAGAAAATCGCCATCTTGGTGGAAAATCTCTATCAGGAATTAGAGGTCTGGTATCCTTTGCTGCGCTTTAAGGAGGAAGGGGCCGCGGTAGTGGTGGTCGGTTCCGGCAGCGCCAAAGAACATACCAGCAAATTCGGCTATCCGGTGACCGTTGATAAGATCGCCGATGAGGTCAAGGCCGCTGATTTTGACGCCATCATCATTCCGGGCGGCTATGCCCCGGATATTATGCGCCGTTATCCGGCCATGGTCGGGCTGGTCAAGGACATGGCTAAGCAGGGTAAAGTAGTGGCGGCTATCTGCCATGGGGGGTGGATGTTGGCCAGCGCCGAAGTCGTCCAGGGGAAAACCGTAACCGCCTTTTTTGCCATCAAAGACGATCTGGTGCATGCCGGGGCCAATTTCATTGACGCCGAAGTGGCCGTGGACGGCAAACTCATCACCTCCCGCAAACCCGAGGATCTGCCTGCCTTTTGCCGGGCGATTGTCACCGCTCTAAGGGGCTAATACCAAGTTGCGATCAAAGAGCTAAAATGCCCCTCACCCTCGCCCTTCCCCCCGCCAGCGGGGGAGAGGGGATAAAGGATAAAATTACTCATTTGAAAGCCAATCGGTATAAGGCTCCAGTAAGTTTATAAAAAATCTGGTATTTTTATTAATCGTAGTATTTAACAGGTTGATTTGAGGGGCGGGCCGGGGGACCGCCGCCCCCCGCCCTGACCTCCAGCTCCCCCCTTTTAAGGGTTTGGGAGAGGAGAATCCAGGGGATTTCCCTTATCTTATGGTCGGGGCAATTTATCCAGGTGGGCCTCGAGTTCGGTAGCCGTATGCACCGGTTCCAGGCAGCTGAACCCGTGGCAGACAAAGGCCGTGGGTTTATCGTCAATGGTTTCATATTCTCGCACCGCGGCTACCAGGCCGGCCAGGGCTTCACAATTGTGCGGACTTTTGACCACCAGGCGGCGATAGGGAAGATAGCGGCGGTAGAGCGCGGCCAGCATCTCGGTCAGAGCGGTATCTGCCGGGTCGCCTACCAAGGTCAGAGCCAGAGTCGGGGCCAAATAGGCCTCCTGGGCTGACAGAAGGTATGCCAGGGCCCGGGGATTGTTAGTGATCAGCCCCTGAAACCGGGAAAGGGTTTCTCGGGCCCGTTCCTGATAGAGACAATTTTCGGTAAGCCAAAACAGGCGAATGAGATTGTGCACCGCTACCGAGTTTCCAGAAGGCAAGGCCTGGTCAAAAAAGTTTTTGGGACGGGCAATCAATTGTTCATGCTCGTGGGCGGTATACAGGTATAATTTCTGCCGGGCATCATAAAAACGTTCTTCCATCAGACCGGTTAATAAGATTGCCGGTAATAACCAGCCCGGCTCGAAGTCGGTTTCAAATAGATCCAGCAGTCCGGCCACCAGGCAGGCATAGTCATCCAAAAAGCCCAAAGGGCTGGCCTGCCCTTGGGCCCAGATACGCTTCAAGTGGCCTTCCTGTAAGAGATTATCCAGGATGAAACGGGCACTTTTACTTGCCGCCCGGTAATAACGGTCCTCTCCCAGGACCTGGCTGCCGTAGGCCAGGGCCGCAATCATCAACCCATTCCAGGCAGTGATGATCTGCTCATCCCGGTGGGGTCGGACCCGGTTCTCCCGGACGGCCAACAGTTTTTTCCGACATTGCCCCAAAACATCCATGAGTTCTTCTTCTGACATTGAGAAGCGCCGGGCGAGGTCGCTGCTGGATAAGGGCTGGTGCAAGACGCTGGCGCCATGCTCAAAGTTTCCGGCCGTGGTTACCCCGTAGGCTGCGGTCACCAACTCGGCATAGTCAGGGCCGACCGCCTCCTTTATCTGCTCCGGAGTCCAGACAAAAAACTTGCCCTCTACGCCTTCGCTGTCGGCATCTTGGGCGGCATAAAATCCACCCTCGGGAGCAGTCATTTCGGCCAGCACATAATCCAGGGTCTCCCGGGCAATCTGGGCGAACCAGGGGTCGCTGGTGATCTGGAAGGCCTCGAGATAACGCCGGGCCAGCAGGGCATTGTCATACAACATTTTTTCAAAATGGGGGATCAGCCATACCCCGTCAACGGTGTAACGATGAAATCCTCCCCGGAGCTGATCATAAATGCCGCCGCGGGCCATCCGGGTCAGGGTGAGGGTCAGTTTATCCCGAACCTCGTGGTCGGCGGTGCGATAATAATAGCGCGCCATAAAGTCCAAATCCAGAGAGGGAGGGAATTTGGGGGCCGAACCGAACCCGCCGTTTTGCATGTCAAAATCCTGGATCATTTTCTGATAGGCGAGATCCAAGACTTCAATCTTCGGTTCCTGGGTGGCTTCGGGAATCTCTCCCAGGATATTGATCTTCTGACTCAAACTCTGAGCCGCAATATTAATATCTGGCTTTTTGCGGTGATAGGCTTCGCTCAGGGCCTTGAGCAGCCAGGGAAACCCGGGCAAGCCGGCT is part of the Deltaproteobacteria bacterium genome and harbors:
- the pdhA gene encoding pyruvate dehydrogenase (acetyl-transferring) E1 component subunit alpha is translated as MLFEDYDPLAGRRLSILSPEGEIDEELRPPELDDVALLELYDRLVALRQADQQALILQRAGRMGTYPPTLGQEAANIGSAAVLEPQDWLVPSFRETGAMLLKGVPLKLIYLYWMGCEWGSHFPLEVRVLPVCAPVSSQTLHGIGLSWAAKLKAENSVTLIYLGDGGTSKGDFHEAMNFAGTFKTPAIFFIQNNQYAISVPRTRQTAAPTLAQKAIAYGFPGMQIDGNDLLAVYLATGAAVTRARSGQGPSLIEAVTYRLGPHTTADDPTRYRSAEELEEQKRFDPLRRVRIYLENRGLVTAETEAARQAQHQQWAQEQAREAEAAISYNPDEIFDYHFAHLPPYLVEQKAYCQRIVAAKRESGHA
- a CDS encoding alpha-ketoacid dehydrogenase subunit beta is translated as MPKLNMVEALNLALAEEMARDNQIILLGEDVGQLGGVFRVTDGLQARFGPDRVIDTPLAESGIVGTSLGLAVGGFKPVAELQFMGFLYPALDQIISHISRYRNRTRGRYSLPLVIRMPYGGGIHAPEHHSESTEAILAHIPGIKVVIPASPYDAKGLLISALRDPDPVIFLEPKRIYRAIREEVPEGEFTVPLGQAKIVRAGDQVTAIAWGAMVRETLRAAEEVGEEGISVEVIDLMTISPLDDATLVESIQKTGRGVVVHEACRTGGLGAEIIARLMEKAFLSMAAPIERVTGFDTVFPLLKLEEHYLPDAFRISRAIRKVFNF
- a CDS encoding type 1 glutamine amidotransferase encodes the protein MSLSGKKIAILVENLYQELEVWYPLLRFKEEGAAVVVVGSGSAKEHTSKFGYPVTVDKIADEVKAADFDAIIIPGGYAPDIMRRYPAMVGLVKDMAKQGKVVAAICHGGWMLASAEVVQGKTVTAFFAIKDDLVHAGANFIDAEVAVDGKLITSRKPEDLPAFCRAIVTALRG
- a CDS encoding thioredoxin domain-containing protein, with amino-acid sequence MDQDRAPNRLIHESSPYLKQHAYNPVDWYPWGPEALERARQEDRPILLSIGYSTCHWCHVMAHECFENPQIAQIMNEHFVNIKVDREERPDLDEVYMNAVHLLTGRGGWPLTVFLTPDLKPFYGGTYFPPEDRAGLPGFPWLLKALSEAYHRKKPDINIAAQSLSQKINILGEIPEATQEPKIEVLDLAYQKMIQDFDMQNGGFGSAPKFPPSLDLDFMARYYYRTADHEVRDKLTLTLTRMARGGIYDQLRGGFHRYTVDGVWLIPHFEKMLYDNALLARRYLEAFQITSDPWFAQIARETLDYVLAEMTAPEGGFYAAQDADSEGVEGKFFVWTPEQIKEAVGPDYAELVTAAYGVTTAGNFEHGASVLHQPLSSSDLARRFSMSEEELMDVLGQCRKKLLAVRENRVRPHRDEQIITAWNGLMIAALAYGSQVLGEDRYYRAASKSARFILDNLLQEGHLKRIWAQGQASPLGFLDDYACLVAGLLDLFETDFEPGWLLPAILLTGLMEERFYDARQKLYLYTAHEHEQLIARPKNFFDQALPSGNSVAVHNLIRLFWLTENCLYQERARETLSRFQGLITNNPRALAYLLSAQEAYLAPTLALTLVGDPADTALTEMLAALYRRYLPYRRLVVKSPHNCEALAGLVAAVREYETIDDKPTAFVCHGFSCLEPVHTATELEAHLDKLPRP